AAGTCGGCGTATTGATATACTGGCATTTTTTCAGCTCGTATAATGACGGGTTGCGAGTATTACGAGCGATGTCGCCACTTTTGTCAAGCAAGATTAAATCTCCTAGGTGGGTATTCTATTATTTATGATTACATCGGTAGTCTGCAATGTTTGCAGTTCATATTTGTCAGGAAATTTCTAACTGTAAACATCCAACgccataaaataaattttataaaataaattttgctaATGTGATGATCGAATCGAGTGGGTGAATCGAAGAAGTCACATATAGCTACATGGTCAGAACACAAATGCCATATCTGGATTCTTGAAGAAACTGATCTATCTGCGATGTTTTAATTAGTTGTGAGAAACAAGCTGTATCAGATAACTGACGCTCAAACAAGTTGTATTTCGTTAAAAGCTATGTGAATTTAaacagttattataatttagaTGAAACAAACTTATATGCCTGGGAGATTGGGTGATTCTCCTGATATTTTAATGCAGGGTTGTGCGGTCAAGCTGAAAACAGCCCATGCTTCAAAGATTGGCCCATTGCATGGGATTTCTAGTGAAAATCAAACTCAGGACTACAACTGCGCCAATTCTGTTGGGTCGCCCAGGGTCATTAGAGGTGTACGACGTCGTGCAAATCACGACCGACCGAGGGTCTTTGCAAATTTGGCGTTACAGGTCATCTACAGTTATTTTATCACATGAAAAGGTTCTCCTAAAGCATGAGGACATGCCCTATGTTATCAGCATATGTTTAGGGTGACGTCGGGTGAAAATTCGATCCATGTGTATGTTGTTgtatttttcgtgaaaaatgaattatttttgtGGCAAATACCCGAATTTCGAAAACAGTTAACTCTTCCCcttatatataagtatacattGCCTGAGAAAAATAAGGATtgttaaaagaaaaacaatcttGACGATGTCGAAGAAATCCAAATTATGTGGATCATATTTTCGAATAAACTACAATACTGATATTAAGAGACCGTTAATTGTTTCTATCCCTGGTTTTTTTTACTATGGAAATCACATATTATTGTTACATATTGTCACTTTCAATTTCAGGGAAATCACCCCACAGTACATATTACATAGTCACAGTAGCGATTGTTTTTGAGCTATGAATATGAAGTTGTGCTGTGTTCACAACAATACGTCATTTAGTGACAAATCGGCAAATAAAATTAATTGCGTTCCGACAACGGTTGTGtcgatgacaaaatattttgcttgcatatattttcaaagtctTTTCTGTAGTCAACGCCATGTCCAATTTCTGTCAATTAAAATGACAAAGTTTCCTTGAACATCAAGTATGTGCAAGTATACTATTTCCATACAATCACAATACTTTTccattctttgtctttcagatACTGTATTCTCTGACGGGGAAAGATATGATGAGTGTTTTTGTAAAGACTGTCATGAACGAAGTGGTCGTCCCAATGATTTTAGTACAGGCATACCCAGAAACTTGCCGTCCATCCGATCGGATGGGCTCGATTTGGTCTGGAGTATGTAATTAACGCATTACGAGTTCACAATGCAAAATGTCACGTGCACGGTTGCATGTATAAAAATACCTTAACCCACCAATCCTCTTATATGATATTTGGTTCCCAAACTGCACTCAAAACAGCAATGCAGCGGGCAGATCCCAATGTTATGCTGTTATAATACGACGTCGTCCGAGTAACATTTTTATTACGCAAATAGTAAAATTTCATGGTTTTATCTATACCATATAGATAAAAGTGAAAGCAGTGAAATATTTACACAGACCATACCATTCGGCAATATCTCAGCAAAAGTAAACGCTAAAAAAGCTAAATTGATCAATATGTCATTGTGATCAGGCCAAAAGAAACGTATGGGTATTTCCAGAAACTCGACCTGCCCTATTGGAAACCCTCTGACCCTacacttttttatcattttcaaaatcgctcAGGGTCTAGACGAAATTTGCTAGTGTTTTTTATGGATCACACTGAAATAAGAATAACAAAATTTTCCCGACCAACTACCTTTTTGCCACTGTTTATTAACGAAAATATGCATAGTTTTTTCTTTACGCCTAAGTTGCAGACGGTATAAAGAACATTGTTGTGTCATGATCAGGGTCTGACGTTAAAAGATATAGTACCTAATCAAAGTTAAAAAAAGGTTCAAGAAAACGAAAGGCATAGAGAAAAAAACTGTGGCAAGGAACTTAACTTCTGACTTGACTACAaacttcaaaatataaaaaattggaCAACTTCTTGCAGACACCAATCAGTTTGACCGCTTTCATAATCgcttaatattttgtttcagtgtTCACCATCATAAAATCGTGGACATGAAGATACACCAAAAGTGGCACGTCGCTTACCACGGTACAGAAGCTGACACAGTCAAACCAATACTTGATGCAAACATGTTTCTTCTTCCGGGTGAGTATAGTTTGAGAGAATATTGACTGAGGTTTATTAAGCAGTCGCCATAACTTggtgataaaatattttacttttctggCCTGTTTTCCTTTCTCTATGCTTCTCCGTTTACTTGTAAAGTACATTGTCTTCGTGAACAATTTAATCTATGCCAGGGCGcgaattcaataaaaaaaaatgatattatatGCCTCATGAATCGAATGACGCGCGCCAACAGGACTCTATTTGTTGATAAAGTAGTGCGCCAAATAGTCATCATTTAAATGAAATCTGCCTGGAACTTTTTTTGAAACTCCGGGATTTAACAATtatcaaattacattttttaataATCTGACGACGCATTGATGTATTGAAACCGCTGTTATGCGGAAATATAGTTATTGCCACTCTGAATAAAAATTCGATCAACCCATAACAGTTATTTTGACATGTCAATGCACCATTCGGTAATTGAAATTATTCTTcttttaacttatttttttttgcatcctAGAAAGAAAGCATTAGATTGTCTTTTGCGAGACAGCCTAAAATATGGCGTATAAACAGTGTAAGAAAGGAATGATAACCCAAAGAAGGGACCATGTACCCTCGAGCTCGAGGGAGGAGTCTCTTTGCCCTCCTGACGTCGAGCAAATGATCAATTGTCCTCTCGCTCGCAGAGCCTCGCTCGGGCCATATTAAATGCTGACTACACTTCGAGGCTGTCTACATTCAGTCGaatatttataatttcaaaacataCTTTTTAAATTCAATTTGAATAGAGAAACAATTTCAAGAAACTGTGTGACTGACACATAGAACAAGAATAAAGTAGAGAAATTTGATCCATCAGAGTAACCGATCCATGTTTAGCTCGATATTATTTTCATGcgtctattttgaaattcatatttatttgGAATATTATGTAACTTTCAATAAGGTTACCTTGTATATGAATACGCTCACTGAACGGTCGATTGCAAAACGCGCTGATATGAATAAAATGACAGTTGATAGCAATGATAGATAGAATatgtcaaaataatttcaacatCAAAGCATGGTTCTGACTAGAAAGTACGTTTCTGTCTAGAATATCAAAAGTGTGAATTATGTTCGCTCTTTAGGTCCAACAAAGTTAATAGTGAGCTATAACCCACGACTAAGAATTACATCAGAGTGTTAACGGCTCCTGCACTCAGTAACTTGAGTGTTGATTTTCCCTCAGGTGACGTTATACTTGGAGGAAAGAAATTGGAACAAAGGGAAGAACACACGGGAGAACACGACGACGAGTTTGAcactaaaaaaatatttgtatcacCAAGCATCAAGTATGTTGAACAAAAGTCGTACGCTAAAAGTGTTAGGTAAGCATTTCAACAAAGGCTGTGAGAGTATTTAATGTCGGGATTACTCAGATCGTTAGAGAAAATTGTCATTCATTTCAATCATTGCATTTAACTGCAGGGAATAAATGGTGTAGTCAACTGGTGCAAAGAGAAGGTAAATATCAAGTGGCGTGATTAATGATATGACTTGTAGACCTTTAAATTTCGATGATATGACTTGAAAgggtaaatatttaaaaagtttgacatCAACGCCGTGTCACCTTGCTATGCGGCTAAGCCCTTGGTGTCGCTCAAGTGGTTACAAACTAGAAACTCTATTTCCGTCCGATATGCACAGTCGACGCTTATGTCAATAACAGTATTGAACAGATTCATGATAATACAGACTAAAATAGAAGTTATTGTTATT
This genomic window from Ptychodera flava strain L36383 chromosome 10, AS_Pfla_20210202, whole genome shotgun sequence contains:
- the LOC139142230 gene encoding neuralized-like protein 4; protein product: MKIHQKWHVAYHGTEADTVKPILDANMFLLPGDVILGGKKLEQREEHTGEHDDEFDTKKIFVSPSIKYVEQKSYAKSVSWKDDRTSKNYDAKVAFQLWIRPGSYEVHGQTLVEGSKRIDKYFRNDSLEWFTKERPATVLYGLLIKLDRK